In Lagenorhynchus albirostris chromosome 1, mLagAlb1.1, whole genome shotgun sequence, the sequence CTACAACCCCAAGCAAATGTTTGGTGACTCAGGGCCAAGGTAAAAAGGTGCTGAGGAGCAAGAACCAGGGTGTCGGGAGGGTGGCATCTCCAGCAGGGGAGGGGCTCGAGTCTGAGGGGCTCTCTTAATGACCTAGGCCCGGGAGCTCTCCTGCTTGTGTGTTCGACTGGAGAAGGCTGGGGGCCAGCAGGGTGAGTCCCCGAACCACTGGGATAGCTGCCGTCTCTCAGCCCTTGTCTTCCCCTTTCTAAGGGGACCCTGGAGGGAACCTTGCACTAGCTGCCCCCAGCTCTCAGCCAGGAGCAGGAGTGAGGGGATGAATCCATGCTGGGGCTTTTCCCTTTAGTCCTCAGAGGGGCTGTGGTGGGACTCCATCTCCCAGCCTAGGTCTGAGCCAGACCTCCATCTCAGTGGGGGGGGAGGTGCCCCGTCCCCCAGGCCCCTTAGGCAAGACAGGGGCCTCTGTGGGCTGAGATCCCATTCCGAGCCTCTCTGCCCTGGTTCCTCTTTCCAGGGTCGGAGGGCAGAGTTCAGCTCGTGGTTCCTGGGTCCTGTGAGGGTCCGCAGGAGGCCTCCGTGGGCGCCGGCTCCTTCCGCTTCCATTGGCCGGCCTGCTGGGAGCAGGAGCTGAGTGTTCACCTGCAGGTACTGGGACGTCCCGGGCGCTGAGGCCCGCAGAGCCCTCCACCCTGCTTCCCTTGGCACCTCCTGCCAGCCTGTTCCTCTGCTCACCCCGAGccccctccccatcactccctgGCAGTGTCAGGCATCCTGGGAAGTGTGGGGTTGACCTCAGCCTCCTGTCCCCCTTCCGGCTACTTCTCTGTCACTCCTGGGGCAATTGGTGAGGCTTTGCTGGAATGGAAGGGTGGAGATTCTTAGGTCCTCTTCATCCTTCCTGCAGGATGAGCCCCAAGAGCAGCTAAAGGTGCCTCTGAGGGCACTGCCCTCTGACCAGGTGGTGAGACGTGTCTTCCCTACATCCCAGGTACTGGTCACCCAGAGGAAGAAAGCCAGATGTGCACGGGTGGGGtgggcccaggccccaggccttGAAGGGCTGGCCTGCTTCTCTAGCGGCTTCTGTCCTTGGGCCAGGCCGTGGACAAATGCCAGGCCAGGCTCTGGGGAGAGGGGTCCTCTGAGCATCCCTGTCTTCAGGCCTGAGGCCTGGCCCCTGTGGAGGTGGCTGGGGCCCAAGGGAGCATGGGGCTGTCATGGGACATGGCTTAGGCTGGATTGAAGGAAACGGGGTGTCCCGTCTTTGTGACTGGAGGCTTCATGGTTTTCAGGAGCCCCTGATGAAGGTGGAGCTGAAAAAAGAAGAAGGGTGAGAGGCTGGCTGGCACTGGGAAAGGTCACGGGGGACAGCAGCGGGCATTCAGCCTGGAGGAATGAGCAGGCATGGGGCGGCCCCTAGCAGGCTCGGCCACCGTGAATCCTGAGATGCTCAGGGGTTTGCTCCCAGGGTGGGGCCTGAGGTGCTGGAGCCTTGGCAGATGAAGGCTCTTCCTGTTAACTTTTTACATGCATTCCTGCTTCAGTCAGAGGGGTGTGtgtctagcccagtgcctggcacttgggAGGCCCTTGATAAATGTTTGGCTGGAAAAGCAGATGGAAGGTGGAACAGTGGTTAGAGGCACAGAGGGGGCAAGGAAACCAAGAGGAGTGCAGTCGCGCCCCTTCGGGGCCTCAGTTAACCCTCAGGAGATGGGAGGAGCCGCCTACACTGGCCCTGCACATGCCTGGGGGGCTAGCTCCCCACCATGAAGAGGCGGGAGCACCATTCCTGTCCCCTTTAGAGTCATTTTTGGGTGAGTGAGGGAGAGAGGCTGAGAGGAGGAAGTGGATCGATGGCGTTGGGTCCCCCCTGGAGCCTCTTCAGTCACCTCTTTCCTGGTCCTGTGAATCCGCTGTGCTGCTTCCCCAAGTGTGTCCCCGCCAGGGTCTGGGTTCACCTTCTCCCCCTCACGTCCACACATCACACGTCAATGGGGACACAGGAGCTGGGGCGAgggttggggagaggagaggagaggagagaagggtggCGGCTGGCTTCCCGGGGCAGGCAGGCTGGCCCCCTTCTCTTTCTCCGATGAGGCCAGGAGCTGCCTCACGGTCCCTTCTTTCCCACCCAGACCGAGAGAGCTGGCAGTGCGGCTGGACTGCGGGCCCTGTGCCGAGGAGCGGGCCTTCCTGAGCAGGAGGAAGCAGGTGGTGGCCAAGGCCCTGAAGCAGGCCCTGCAGCTGGATGGAGACCTGCAGGAGGATGAGGTCTGGGGACTGGGCCGGACTGGGGGGCGTCCTCAGATTCAGTGCTGGATGCTAGGACTGGTTGTGCCCTAACCAGACTAGAACTGGTGCCGAGCCAGCCTTGGACCCtgctctgcttccctctcccttGCTGTTGTCAGGAGCTTGATCACATCAGATGCAGAGCGGTGCGTGAGGCCTGGGGCATCTCCTAGGGATTCCACCTCTcctagaaagagggagagaggtggcCCTGGGGCTTCAAGAAAGCAATCCCCAGACTTCTTAGGGGCTAGAGGTGAGGAGATGAGGCTtggaacttgtccatttctcttGGAGTTCTGAAAAACCAGACAAGCCTGACCCTTGCAAGGCTACTTCCGACTAGACCTTCCTCAGCAGACCTGACTAGAACTGGTCCCAAGAGCCCTGATCAGATCTTGACTAGCCTTAGCTGTGGGTGAGCTGAGTGGGCACTTGGCTTGCTACCTCTTCCACCTGTGGCTTGGCCTTCCCCTTCCCTAAGGCCTCTCCAAGCCTGGCTGTTCTCTCTTCCAGATCCCAGTGGTAGCTGTTGCGGCCACTGGTGGTGGGACCCGGGCCATGACTTCCCTGTATGGGCAGCTGGCGGGCCTGAAGGAGCTGGGCCTCCTGGACTGCATCTCCTACATCACAGGGGCCTCGGGCTCCACCTGGTGAGTTTGAGTGTAGGAGCCTGGGGGTGGGCTAGTTGGGCTGTGATAGGAGGGTGTGGTGGTAAGGCTCTCTCAGACTCCACCGGCCTCTCTGACCAAACTGGAAGGGGTGGGAGAATGCACGTGCCAGGGAGAAAGGTGCTCAAGGGGACGCTGGAAGGTGTCTTTTGGGCCATTGTCCtagcagaagagagagcccaaGGCATGTGATGGGGGTCCTTGAGTGACAATCCCCCTGGCTTTGGCTTTTCCCAGGGCTTTGGCCAACCTCTATGAGGACCCAGAGTGGTCTCAGAAGGACCTGGCAGGGCCCATCGAGTCACTGAAGACGCAGGTGACCAAGAGCAAGCTGGGCGTGGTGGCCCCCAGCCAGCTGTGGCGGTACCAGCAGGAGCTGGCTGAGCGTGCACACCTGGGCCACCCGCCCTGCTTCACCACCCTGTGGGCCCTCATCAACGAGGCGCTGTTGCATGAcgaggtgtggggaggggggcagccaAAGCCAGGGCGAGGTCCAGAGATGGGGAGCGGCCCTGGGCCGCAGGGGCTGGGAAAGGCGCCAAGAAGCCCTGGCTTTCTCACCCTACCTTCCCTCAGCCTCACGACCACAAACTCTCAGACCAGCGGGAGGCCCTGAGCCGTGGCCAGAACCCTCTGCCCATCTACTGTGCTCTCAACACCAAAGAACGGAACCTGACTACTTTTGAATTTGGGGGTGAGTAGCTCCAGAACCGTGACCTGCGCTCTCACAGTTGTTGGGGTGACGGGTAGCCAGGCCTGTGTGTGAAGGTGGGTGTTAACACACCCCCTTTTCTGGGCCAGGTCCCGTGCTTTCCAGAGCCTGTCATCCTATCCGAGTCACTCAGGCTTTGGGATGGGGGCAAGGGCCGTGGGTGCCACGCTCAGGGCGCCAGCAGCAAGGCTGAGCCTCCTGGTCACGAGGCTGCCCGACGCGGGGCCCCGTGGTGAGGCTGTGTGGCTCTTCACAGAGTGGTGTGAGTTCTCCCCCTACGAGGTCGGCTTTCCCAAGTACGGCGCCTTCATCCCCTCTGAGCTCTTCGGCTCCGAGTTCTTCATGGGGCGCCTGATAAAGCGGCTTCCTGAGTCCCGCATCTGCTTCCTGGAAGGTGAGCAGGTCTGGGAGGTGGGAGAAGCTAGGGGCCTGGGCGCGGTGGTGGGCTCGACTGTCCCAGCTCCGTCACTGAGACGTTTCCTGGTCCCAGATGGGCTGTGGGGAAGGGTCTGGGTGTGGTGAGGTGGGGGACTGTCTCCCACTCGGATCTCCTCCTCAGGCATCTGGAGCAACGTGTACGCAGCCAGCCTCCAGGACAGCTTGTATTGGTCCTCCGAGCCCAGCCAGTTCTGGGACCGCTGGGCACAGGCTCAGGCCAGCCTGGGTAGGCGCCCGGGCTCTTCCCCGGGAAGGATGGGAGAGGCAGCCAGTGGGGCTGTACTTGGGGAGCGTGGGGTGGCTCTCTCCTCCATTGTTTGAGTCCACAGAGGCTGGAATAAAGGGTCCCTGTTTCCCCCGTCCTTGACTGCAGACAAGGAGCAGGTCCCCCTTCTGAATATACAAGAGCCTCCCACAGTGGCCAGCAGGATAGCTGAGTTCTTCACTGACCTTCTGACACGGCGTCCACTTGCCCAGGCCACCCACAATTTCCTCCGTGGCCTCTCTTTCCACAAGGACTATTTCCAGCATCCTCACTTCTCTGCCTGGAAAGGTATTGCTTTTCTccccggctcccagctccccAAACTCTTCCCATGGCCACCTGAGCCTTGGGTCCCTGGTCCAGACATCTGCACTGTCCAATCCCTGGGCCCCAATTCGTTTGAGTTCAGTTCTCTGCCTGGCTTGGGGCGGGAgccccttttcctctccttacGTTGGGGTCAGGGCCCATCTGTGGAGCCTTGGGAGTTGAGgtgctgctttggcaggagaggGCAGGAGCCGGATGGCAGAGCCTCCTTCTGAAGCAG encodes:
- the LOC132519755 gene encoding cytosolic phospholipase A2 beta-like isoform X2, which translates into the protein MALAKVPGTCLLTIHVLQARDLPSKDLLTPSDCYVTLWLPSASSHQLQTRVVKNSRNPIWNQSFHFRIHTQLKNIVQFKVFDQDLLTKDDPLLLVLFDVGTLRAGESRRESFSLNPQGKEQLEVEFRLQNLTDCAERLVSNGILVARELSCLCVRLEKAGGQQGSEGRVQLVVPGSCEGPQEASVGAGSFRFHWPACWEQELSVHLQDEPQEQLKVPLRALPSDQVVRRVFPTSQEPLMKVELKKEEGPRELAVRLDCGPCAEERAFLSRRKQVVAKALKQALQLDGDLQEDEIPVVAVAATGGGTRAMTSLYGQLAGLKELGLLDCISYITGASGSTWALANLYEDPEWSQKDLAGPIESLKTQVTKSKLGVVAPSQLWRYQQELAERAHLGHPPCFTTLWALINEALLHDEPHDHKLSDQREALSRGQNPLPIYCALNTKERNLTTFEFGEWCEFSPYEVGFPKYGAFIPSELFGSEFFMGRLIKRLPESRICFLEGIWSNVYAASLQDSLYWSSEPSQFWDRWAQAQASLDKEQVPLLNIQEPPTVASRIAEFFTDLLTRRPLAQATHNFLRGLSFHKDYFQHPHFSAWKATKLDGLPSQLTPAEPFLCLLDVGYLVNTSCPPLLRPTRDVDLILSLDYNLHGAFQQLQILDRFCQEQGIPFPSISPSPEEQCQPRECHLFSDPAHPDAPAVLHFPLVNASFREYSAPGVRRTAEAQEAGEVNLSSSDSPYHYMKVTYSREDMDKLLRLTHYNICNNQEQLLEALREAVRRRRQRRAE